From one Thamnophis elegans isolate rThaEle1 chromosome 9, rThaEle1.pri, whole genome shotgun sequence genomic stretch:
- the EIF4E gene encoding eukaryotic translation initiation factor 4E isoform X1: MRSERSKMATVEPETISNPQTSEEEKTEKTETPASQEIASPETYVKHPLQNRWALWFFKNDKSKTWQANLRLISKFDTVEDFWALYNHIQLSSNLMPGCDYSLFKDGIEPMWEDEKNKRGGRWLITLNKQQRRSDLDRFWLETLLCLIGESFDDFSDDVCGAVVNVRTKGDKIAIWTTECENRDAVTHIGRVYKERLGLPQKIVIGYQSHADTATKSGSTTKNRFVV; the protein is encoded by the exons GAAACCATTTCTAACCCTCAGACTTCAGAAGAGGAGAAAACTGAGAAAACTGAGACACCAGCAAGTCAGGAGATTGCGAGTCCTGAAACATACGTTAAGCATCCATTACAAAACAG gtgGGCACTCTGgttctttaaaaatgataaaagtaaAACTTGGCAAGCAAATCTTCGTCTGATCTCAAAGTTTGATACTGTTGAAGATTTTTGGGC gTTATATAACCATATTCAGCTCTCTAGTAATTTAATGCCTGGTTGTGATTACTCACTTTTTAAG GATGGTATTGAACCCATGTgggaagatgagaagaataaacGGGGAGGGAGATGGCTAATTACACTAAACAAGCAGCAGAGACGAAGTGATCTTGATCGCTTCTGGCTAGAGACA CTGCTGTGCCTTATTGGAGAATCCTTTGATGACTTCAGTGATGATGTATGTGGAGCTGTTGTTAATGTTAGAACCAAGGGTGATAAAATAGCAATATGGACTACTGAATGTGAAAACAGAGATGCTGTTACACATATAGG GAGAGTATACAAGGAAAGGTTAGGACTTCCTCAAAAGATAGTGATTGGTTATCAGTCCCATGCTGACACAGCTACTAAAAGTGGTTCCACCACTAAAAATAGGTTTGTTGTTTAA
- the EIF4E gene encoding eukaryotic translation initiation factor 4E isoform X2 — protein sequence MRSERSKMATVEPTSEEEKTEKTETPASQEIASPETYVKHPLQNRWALWFFKNDKSKTWQANLRLISKFDTVEDFWALYNHIQLSSNLMPGCDYSLFKDGIEPMWEDEKNKRGGRWLITLNKQQRRSDLDRFWLETLLCLIGESFDDFSDDVCGAVVNVRTKGDKIAIWTTECENRDAVTHIGRVYKERLGLPQKIVIGYQSHADTATKSGSTTKNRFVV from the exons ACTTCAGAAGAGGAGAAAACTGAGAAAACTGAGACACCAGCAAGTCAGGAGATTGCGAGTCCTGAAACATACGTTAAGCATCCATTACAAAACAG gtgGGCACTCTGgttctttaaaaatgataaaagtaaAACTTGGCAAGCAAATCTTCGTCTGATCTCAAAGTTTGATACTGTTGAAGATTTTTGGGC gTTATATAACCATATTCAGCTCTCTAGTAATTTAATGCCTGGTTGTGATTACTCACTTTTTAAG GATGGTATTGAACCCATGTgggaagatgagaagaataaacGGGGAGGGAGATGGCTAATTACACTAAACAAGCAGCAGAGACGAAGTGATCTTGATCGCTTCTGGCTAGAGACA CTGCTGTGCCTTATTGGAGAATCCTTTGATGACTTCAGTGATGATGTATGTGGAGCTGTTGTTAATGTTAGAACCAAGGGTGATAAAATAGCAATATGGACTACTGAATGTGAAAACAGAGATGCTGTTACACATATAGG GAGAGTATACAAGGAAAGGTTAGGACTTCCTCAAAAGATAGTGATTGGTTATCAGTCCCATGCTGACACAGCTACTAAAAGTGGTTCCACCACTAAAAATAGGTTTGTTGTTTAA